A window of Flavobacterium flavigenum contains these coding sequences:
- a CDS encoding GLPGLI family protein, with protein sequence MKKLPYYLLLVLAFSQVQAQKDFQGMAVYESKTQTPKFDGMRAGNRDITPEMQKSIEERMKQMLEKTFVLNFNKSASIYKEEEKLETPGQQGGGMRMMMSSMMGGGGTFYKDVKSKTYTVDKEFMGKEFLVKDSLPKLNWKLEQETKQIGGYNCYKATAVKEASQTDFRNFRPKNNDDKKDDAKKSSGDTKTNFEDSFEIPKEIIVTAWYTPEIPINQGPENYWGLPGLILEINDGKTTILCSKIVLNSKEKVEIKAPAKGKEISQKEYDETVVKKMKEFREMNRGRAGGPPMMGR encoded by the coding sequence ATGAAAAAATTACCATATTATTTGCTTTTAGTACTTGCCTTCAGTCAGGTACAGGCGCAGAAAGATTTTCAGGGAATGGCTGTTTATGAGTCAAAAACACAGACGCCTAAATTTGATGGAATGCGTGCAGGAAACCGTGATATTACGCCTGAAATGCAAAAAAGCATTGAAGAAAGAATGAAGCAGATGTTGGAAAAAACATTTGTGCTAAACTTCAATAAATCAGCATCTATTTACAAGGAAGAAGAAAAATTAGAAACTCCCGGACAACAAGGTGGTGGAATGAGAATGATGATGAGCTCTATGATGGGCGGGGGCGGCACTTTTTATAAAGATGTTAAAAGTAAAACCTATACCGTCGATAAAGAATTCATGGGTAAAGAATTTTTGGTAAAAGATTCATTGCCAAAGTTAAACTGGAAATTAGAACAGGAAACCAAACAAATTGGTGGGTATAATTGTTACAAGGCAACTGCTGTAAAAGAAGCGAGTCAAACTGATTTTAGAAATTTCAGGCCTAAAAATAATGATGATAAAAAAGACGATGCAAAAAAATCATCCGGTGATACGAAAACCAATTTTGAGGACAGTTTTGAAATCCCAAAGGAAATAATTGTAACAGCCTGGTATACGCCTGAAATCCCAATTAATCAGGGTCCGGAAAATTATTGGGGATTACCGGGTTTGATTTTAGAAATTAATGATGGCAAAACCACTATTTTGTGTTCAAAAATTGTTTTGAATTCCAAAGAAAAAGTAGAAATCAAGGCACCAGCCAAAGGAAAAGAAATTTCGCAGAAAGAATATGACGAAACAGTTGTAAAAAAGATGAAAGAGTTTAGGGAAATGAATCGTGGCCGTGCAGGAGGTCCTCCAATGATGGGGAGATAA
- a CDS encoding carboxypeptidase-like regulatory domain-containing protein encodes MNKILCFVAFLFASVSFSQSIRFDGFIQDEQKNPLEMANIMAINNGTKAMDSYGITNDKGKFQLTLKPNTAYTIKVSYLGMKSKEIAVATKSENISQSIVLDGAGIELEGVEIVREMPVSIKGDTIVYNADSFKSGTERKLEDVLKKLPGVEVNADGEIEVEGKKVSKLMVEGKDFFDGDTKLGVKNIPADAIDKIQVLRNYNEISALKGLENDQDNVAMNIKLKEGKKNFWFGDITAGTGVGELDSRYVINPKLFYYSPKYSINLITNFNNIGELPMTAQDYFKFTGGFKNMMKKGGSNFNISSNDVGISLLRNNRAKEIETKFGATNFAYSVNKAWNISGFGILSTSKTDLETKSQTTILASGDQQKRDEETHQKNNLGLFKLSSTYKPNDKFQFDYDILTKLTKQEENADLLREQVVNNITGSETIFTAKKQDPTSINQNLSLYYTQSDKNIFAFEMQHLYQDENPFYNANLRTQPFNLLGYTPGQQRNDLNQDRFVKTNKVDAKLDYYYMVTPKSNINITLGNTYSYQNFNSHIFQILDNGDKNDLNGSTNNNDVNYNFNDTFLGFHYKILAGKFTLTPGVSLHSYTMTNTQSGTDYSQNFTKVLPDFFALYQIKKSETLTYNFSLTNDFTDINQLAEGYVLSDYSSLFRGVRSLENATSQVHSLRYFKYNMFNFENIFANATYTRKVDAIKTEAKFIGINQESNPYNSNLADETLSGMGNYGRSFLKNYKASATASLNWSKFNNRQNGEPATTESFTQSYTVKASTNYKNLPNIEFGYNMLINKYSGSTFYTDKPFAKLDYYFLDSFSFVSEYEFYHYYNGNKSVNNEYDFLSASLIYQKKNSKWEYKIAATNLLNTKYLNDDNFSQFSTRVSQYTVQPRYIIFSMKYNL; translated from the coding sequence ATGAACAAAATACTTTGTTTCGTAGCTTTTTTATTTGCATCTGTTTCTTTTTCTCAAAGTATCCGCTTTGATGGATTTATTCAGGATGAACAGAAAAATCCCCTGGAAATGGCCAATATAATGGCCATAAATAATGGTACAAAAGCAATGGATTCGTACGGAATTACCAATGATAAAGGGAAATTTCAGCTCACGTTAAAACCAAATACGGCTTACACGATAAAAGTAAGTTATTTGGGAATGAAATCTAAAGAAATAGCGGTTGCAACCAAATCTGAAAATATTTCTCAGAGCATTGTTCTGGATGGTGCCGGAATCGAATTAGAAGGCGTTGAGATTGTTCGTGAAATGCCGGTTTCAATAAAAGGAGATACCATTGTGTATAATGCCGATTCTTTTAAATCCGGAACAGAAAGGAAACTCGAGGATGTTCTTAAAAAATTACCAGGTGTTGAGGTAAATGCAGATGGAGAAATAGAAGTAGAAGGGAAAAAGGTCAGCAAATTAATGGTCGAAGGAAAAGACTTTTTTGATGGTGATACCAAATTAGGAGTCAAAAATATTCCGGCTGATGCCATTGATAAAATTCAGGTTTTACGAAATTACAATGAAATTAGTGCCTTAAAAGGTCTTGAAAATGATCAGGACAACGTAGCAATGAACATTAAGCTGAAAGAAGGTAAAAAGAACTTCTGGTTTGGCGATATAACAGCCGGAACCGGTGTTGGAGAGCTTGACAGCCGTTACGTTATCAATCCGAAATTATTTTATTACAGTCCAAAATACAGTATAAATTTAATTACGAATTTTAATAACATTGGAGAGTTGCCAATGACAGCACAGGATTATTTTAAATTCACAGGCGGATTTAAAAATATGATGAAAAAAGGCGGAAGCAATTTTAATATTTCTTCGAATGACGTAGGAATTTCACTTTTAAGAAATAATCGGGCAAAGGAAATCGAAACGAAATTCGGTGCGACAAACTTTGCTTATTCAGTTAATAAAGCATGGAATATTAGCGGTTTCGGAATTCTTTCGACTTCAAAAACCGATTTAGAAACGAAATCTCAAACCACAATTTTAGCTTCAGGAGATCAGCAAAAAAGAGACGAAGAAACACATCAAAAGAATAATCTGGGACTTTTTAAATTAAGCTCGACTTATAAACCTAATGATAAATTTCAATTTGATTATGATATTTTAACCAAACTGACCAAACAGGAAGAAAATGCCGATTTGCTTCGTGAGCAGGTCGTGAATAACATCACAGGTTCAGAAACTATTTTTACGGCTAAAAAACAAGATCCGACTTCCATAAATCAAAACCTGAGCTTGTATTACACACAAAGCGACAAAAATATTTTTGCTTTTGAAATGCAGCATTTATATCAGGATGAAAATCCTTTTTATAATGCCAATCTACGTACACAGCCTTTTAATTTGTTAGGTTATACTCCAGGTCAGCAAAGAAATGATTTAAATCAGGATCGTTTTGTAAAAACCAATAAAGTGGATGCCAAACTGGATTACTATTACATGGTAACACCTAAAAGCAATATCAATATAACATTAGGAAATACATATTCGTACCAAAATTTCAACTCTCATATTTTTCAGATTCTGGATAACGGAGATAAAAATGACCTCAACGGTTCGACTAATAATAATGATGTAAACTATAATTTTAATGATACTTTTTTAGGATTTCATTATAAGATTCTGGCGGGTAAATTTACGTTGACACCCGGTGTGAGCCTGCATTCGTATACAATGACAAACACACAATCAGGTACAGATTATTCGCAGAACTTCACAAAAGTATTGCCGGATTTCTTTGCTCTGTATCAAATCAAAAAATCAGAAACCCTGACTTATAATTTCTCTTTGACCAATGATTTTACCGATATCAATCAGTTAGCAGAAGGTTATGTTCTGTCAGATTACAGCAGTTTGTTCCGTGGAGTTCGTTCCCTTGAAAATGCGACTTCGCAAGTACATTCGCTTCGTTACTTCAAATATAATATGTTCAATTTTGAGAACATTTTTGCTAATGCAACTTATACCAGAAAAGTAGATGCTATTAAAACCGAAGCAAAATTTATCGGAATCAATCAGGAGTCAAACCCATATAATTCCAATTTGGCCGACGAAACTCTTTCCGGAATGGGAAATTATGGCCGTTCATTTTTAAAAAATTACAAAGCTTCAGCAACTGCAAGTCTTAATTGGTCAAAATTCAATAATAGACAAAATGGGGAGCCGGCTACAACAGAGAGCTTTACTCAAAGCTATACCGTAAAAGCTTCTACGAATTATAAAAATCTGCCCAATATTGAGTTTGGTTATAATATGCTGATCAACAAATATAGCGGCTCGACTTTTTATACCGATAAACCGTTTGCAAAATTAGACTATTATTTTCTGGATAGTTTTTCTTTCGTTTCTGAGTATGAATTCTATCATTACTACAACGGAAACAAATCAGTCAATAACGAATATGATTTTTTAAGCGCCAGTTTAATTTATCAGAAGAAAAACAGCAAATGGGAATATAAAATTGCAGCTACCAACTTGTTAAACACCAAATATCTCAATGATGACAACTTTTCGCAGTTCTCAACAAGAGTTTCTCAATACACAGTCCAGCCGAGATACATTATTTTTTCTATGAAATATAATTTGTAG
- a CDS encoding M28 family metallopeptidase produces MKYKLILFLIGSCSVMFSQAVKKPLVSAITDQDLRNDMYQMAGDHFNGREAGTLDELKVSMWLANKAKEAGMAPAGDDGTYFQFFDLYRHQVTANTKFKIGQKSYKLWSEVLVAETTNIKVDAPLVYLGAATKQEIEKTDIKGKAVVILASKEGISDEISLFDRRYPGLVKQKYYDLLLSKGAAALIFVADELGEQSWSQVEPQMTRGVYGIEGFRDKIPVPPRMPAFWVHNDQLEYLKTTKDLLSAEVVSETYKYPSVNVVGKIEGTDAKLKKEYVLFSGHQDHDGVRQKYGQDSIYNGADDNASTCVAMLAIARAYKKQPGKRTALFVFHGSEERGLLGSSWYASHPTVPEKDIIAVLNGDMIGRNNVNQAALLGSSSPHENSSDLVAIAKKANDEGPKFELDKLWDRPEHPEYFYFRSDHLPYARKGIPAVFFTSVLHSQYHTPMDESENIDYVKLHKMTEWIYRTGWILSNDQGRPKTLPNVKLER; encoded by the coding sequence ATGAAATATAAATTAATTTTATTTTTAATTGGTTCCTGCAGTGTGATGTTTTCACAAGCAGTTAAAAAGCCTTTGGTTTCAGCTATTACAGACCAAGATCTCAGAAATGATATGTACCAAATGGCGGGCGATCATTTCAATGGTCGTGAAGCAGGAACTTTAGATGAACTTAAAGTATCGATGTGGCTGGCCAATAAAGCCAAAGAAGCCGGAATGGCTCCCGCGGGTGATGACGGAACGTATTTTCAGTTTTTCGATTTATACAGGCATCAGGTTACAGCAAATACAAAGTTTAAAATTGGTCAGAAATCTTATAAATTATGGAGTGAGGTTTTAGTAGCAGAAACTACAAATATAAAAGTTGATGCACCATTAGTGTATTTAGGAGCGGCAACAAAACAAGAAATTGAAAAAACAGATATAAAAGGAAAAGCTGTTGTTATTTTAGCTTCCAAAGAAGGAATTTCAGATGAAATTTCTCTTTTTGACAGACGTTACCCGGGTTTGGTGAAGCAAAAATATTACGATTTATTACTTTCAAAAGGGGCAGCAGCACTAATATTTGTAGCTGATGAATTAGGAGAACAAAGCTGGTCACAAGTCGAACCACAGATGACAAGAGGCGTTTACGGAATTGAAGGTTTCAGGGATAAAATACCGGTGCCGCCAAGAATGCCTGCGTTTTGGGTTCATAATGATCAGTTAGAATATTTAAAAACGACTAAAGATTTATTATCTGCAGAAGTGGTTTCTGAAACGTATAAATATCCATCTGTAAATGTGGTTGGAAAAATTGAAGGAACAGATGCAAAGCTTAAAAAGGAGTATGTGCTTTTTAGCGGTCATCAGGATCATGACGGTGTACGTCAAAAGTACGGTCAGGATTCCATTTACAATGGCGCCGATGATAATGCAAGTACCTGTGTGGCGATGCTGGCCATTGCAAGAGCCTATAAAAAACAACCGGGGAAAAGAACAGCTTTGTTTGTTTTTCATGGTTCTGAAGAAAGAGGTTTGTTAGGTTCGAGCTGGTACGCGTCTCATCCAACCGTTCCTGAAAAAGATATTATTGCTGTTTTAAATGGTGATATGATTGGAAGAAATAATGTAAATCAGGCAGCGTTATTGGGCTCAAGTTCACCTCATGAAAATTCATCCGATTTGGTAGCAATTGCAAAAAAAGCGAATGATGAAGGCCCAAAATTTGAACTTGACAAACTTTGGGACAGACCAGAACACCCCGAGTATTTTTATTTCCGTTCCGATCATCTGCCTTATGCGAGAAAAGGAATTCCAGCTGTGTTCTTTACAAGTGTTTTACATAGCCAATATCATACACCGATGGATGAATCAGAAAATATTGATTACGTAAAATTGCATAAAATGACCGAGTGGATATATCGCACAGGATGGATTTTATCTAACGATCAAGGCCGTCCGAAAACGCTTCCGAATGTAAAATTAGAGAGATAA
- the metK gene encoding methionine adenosyltransferase has product MAYLFTSESVSEGHPDKVADQISDALIDNFLAFDADSKVACETLVTTGQVILAGEVKSNTYLDVQQIAREVIRKIGYTKSEYMFEANSCGILSAIHEQSADINQGVDRAKPEEQGAGDQGMMFGYATNETENYMPLALDLSHKLLQELAILRRENKEITYLRPDAKSQVTLEYSDDNKPTRIDAIVISTQHDDFDEEATMLAKIKKDVIEILIPRIIAKNPEHAHLFNDKINYHINPTGKFVIGGPHGDTGLTGRKIIVDTYGGKGAHGGGAFSGKDPSKVDRSAAYATRHIAKNLVAAGVADEILVQVSYAIGVAEPMGIFIETYGTSKVNLTNGEIAKKVQELFDMRPYFIEQRLKLRNPIYSETAAYGHMGRKPETVTKTFSAPGGNEKTVTVELFTWEKLDFVDKVKTAFGL; this is encoded by the coding sequence ATGGCTTATTTATTTACGTCAGAATCTGTTAGTGAAGGGCATCCAGACAAAGTTGCAGATCAAATTTCGGATGCATTAATTGATAACTTCTTAGCATTTGATGCTGACTCAAAAGTTGCATGTGAAACTTTAGTTACAACTGGTCAAGTAATTTTGGCCGGAGAAGTAAAATCGAATACGTATCTTGATGTACAGCAAATCGCGCGTGAAGTAATCCGTAAAATTGGATATACTAAAAGTGAATATATGTTTGAGGCGAATTCTTGTGGAATTCTTTCAGCAATTCATGAGCAGTCTGCAGACATCAACCAAGGTGTTGACAGAGCTAAACCAGAAGAGCAAGGTGCAGGAGATCAGGGAATGATGTTTGGTTACGCTACAAACGAAACCGAAAACTACATGCCATTGGCACTAGATTTATCTCATAAATTATTACAGGAATTAGCTATTTTGAGACGTGAAAATAAGGAAATCACTTATTTACGTCCTGATGCTAAATCTCAGGTAACTTTAGAATACAGCGACGATAACAAACCAACTCGCATTGATGCAATTGTAATCTCGACACAACATGACGATTTTGACGAAGAAGCGACTATGCTTGCTAAAATCAAAAAAGATGTAATCGAAATCCTGATTCCAAGAATTATCGCTAAAAACCCAGAGCACGCTCATTTATTCAACGATAAAATCAACTACCATATTAATCCAACAGGAAAATTCGTTATTGGAGGACCTCACGGAGATACTGGTTTAACAGGAAGAAAAATTATCGTTGATACCTACGGTGGAAAAGGTGCTCACGGTGGGGGTGCTTTCTCTGGAAAAGATCCAAGTAAAGTAGATAGAAGTGCTGCTTATGCAACACGTCATATCGCTAAAAACTTAGTTGCTGCGGGTGTTGCTGACGAAATTTTAGTTCAGGTTTCTTATGCTATTGGAGTTGCTGAACCAATGGGAATTTTCATTGAAACTTACGGAACTTCTAAAGTAAATTTAACTAATGGTGAAATTGCTAAGAAAGTACAAGAGTTATTTGACATGCGTCCTTACTTTATCGAACAAAGATTAAAATTAAGAAACCCAATTTACAGCGAAACTGCTGCTTATGGACACATGGGACGTAAACCAGAAACGGTTACTAAAACTTTCTCTGCTCCAGGAGGAAATGAAAAGACAGTTACTGTTGAATTGTTTACATGGGAAAAACTTGATTTTGTAGACAAAGTAAAAACTGCTTTTGGATTATAA
- a CDS encoding O-acetylhomoserine aminocarboxypropyltransferase/cysteine synthase family protein: MSTQKFATNALHAGHDVTKNAGTRAVPIYQSSSYVFNNSDHAANLFGLVEAGFIYTRLNNPTNDVLEKRLALLEGGIGAVVTASGAAAISTTLLTLLKSGDHIVASNSLYGGTYNLLKVNLPRLGITTTFVDPSKAENFTKAAKENTRAFFVESLGNPKLDVLDLKAISAEAKNFKVPFIVDNTVATPYLLNPIEHGANIVIHSLTKYLSGNGTSLGGVIIDAGTFDWSNGKFPEFTEPSLGYHGLVYHEALGNAAFIAKARIEGLRDFGSALSPFNAFQILQGLETLPIRIKKHSENALALAEWLEKQDQVVWVNYPGLKSSKYYDLAQEYLPEGQSGIITFGLQGGYEAAKQVVDETKLFSLLANIGDTKSLIIHPASTTHQQLTDEEQLETGVSKDLIRLSVGIEDIEDLIGDLKTVFASVAKSNNSVFNKN, encoded by the coding sequence ATGAGCACACAAAAATTCGCAACAAACGCACTACACGCAGGACATGACGTTACTAAAAACGCTGGAACAAGAGCTGTACCAATTTACCAGTCATCATCGTATGTTTTTAATAATTCGGACCATGCTGCCAATTTATTTGGTTTAGTTGAAGCCGGATTTATTTACACAAGATTAAACAATCCAACTAACGATGTCTTAGAAAAGCGACTAGCTTTACTCGAAGGCGGAATCGGAGCAGTCGTGACAGCTTCAGGAGCAGCTGCAATTTCTACAACTTTATTAACTCTTCTAAAATCCGGAGACCATATTGTAGCTTCAAATAGTTTATACGGAGGTACGTATAATCTTTTAAAAGTTAATTTGCCTCGTTTAGGAATTACAACCACTTTTGTAGATCCTTCAAAAGCAGAAAACTTTACCAAAGCAGCAAAAGAAAATACAAGGGCATTTTTTGTTGAATCACTCGGAAATCCAAAATTAGATGTATTGGACCTAAAAGCAATTTCTGCAGAAGCCAAAAACTTCAAAGTCCCTTTTATTGTAGATAATACAGTTGCCACTCCATATTTACTTAATCCAATTGAACATGGAGCAAACATTGTAATTCATTCCCTGACTAAATATCTTTCAGGTAACGGAACTTCATTGGGTGGTGTTATTATCGACGCCGGAACTTTTGACTGGTCTAACGGAAAATTTCCTGAATTTACAGAACCTTCACTCGGATATCACGGATTGGTTTATCACGAAGCGCTGGGAAATGCAGCCTTTATCGCAAAAGCAAGAATTGAAGGATTACGCGACTTCGGATCAGCTTTGAGTCCGTTTAATGCTTTTCAAATTCTTCAGGGACTGGAAACTTTGCCAATCCGAATTAAAAAACACAGCGAAAATGCGTTGGCTTTAGCGGAATGGTTAGAAAAACAAGATCAGGTGGTCTGGGTAAATTATCCGGGATTAAAATCAAGTAAATATTATGATTTAGCGCAGGAATATTTACCAGAAGGCCAGAGCGGCATCATTACTTTTGGTTTACAGGGAGGTTACGAAGCAGCCAAACAAGTAGTTGATGAAACAAAGTTATTCTCGCTTTTGGCAAACATTGGTGACACGAAATCACTTATTATTCATCCGGCTAGTACTACTCATCAGCAACTAACAGATGAAGAACAGCTGGAAACAGGAGTTTCAAAAGATCTGATCCGCCTTTCAGTAGGTATTGAAGATATAGAAGATTTAATTGGGGATTTGAAAACCGTTTTTGCAAGTGTTGCCAAATCGAATAATTCAGTCTTTAATAAAAATTAA
- a CDS encoding alpha/beta fold hydrolase translates to MESIPNPIILKDFTTESGALYNSLPLSFALFGLPLHSAPVVLVNHALTGNAQVTGENGWWNDLIGEGKTIDTTKYSVLAFNVPGNGSDSFSIENYQDFTARDVARIFLKGVEALQIEQLYAIIGGSVGGGIAWEMLALAPNITKKLIPIATDWKSTDWMIANCFLQEQILNNSSKPIEDARIHAMLCYRSPESFKEKFQRTINQDLLIFNIESWLAHHGKKLQQRYQLSSYKLMNQLLKTIDITRNSEDFETLLCKTTAAIHIIAIDSDLFFTPKENLETYNELKKFKENVFYSEINSVHGHDAFLIEYKQLDNLLAAIF, encoded by the coding sequence TTGGAAAGTATACCAAACCCTATCATATTAAAAGATTTCACTACTGAAAGTGGTGCTTTATATAATTCATTACCCTTAAGTTTTGCACTTTTTGGTTTGCCATTACACAGTGCTCCCGTTGTTCTGGTCAATCATGCCTTAACAGGAAATGCGCAGGTTACTGGGGAAAATGGCTGGTGGAATGATTTAATTGGAGAAGGAAAAACAATCGACACGACTAAATATTCCGTTTTAGCATTTAATGTTCCGGGTAACGGGAGCGATTCTTTCAGTATTGAAAATTATCAGGATTTTACAGCAAGGGATGTTGCCCGAATTTTTTTGAAAGGAGTTGAAGCTTTACAAATTGAACAGCTTTATGCTATTATCGGAGGGTCAGTTGGTGGCGGAATTGCCTGGGAAATGCTGGCATTGGCTCCGAACATCACCAAAAAATTAATTCCGATTGCAACCGATTGGAAATCCACCGACTGGATGATTGCCAACTGTTTTTTACAGGAACAAATCCTGAACAATTCGTCAAAACCAATTGAAGATGCCCGAATTCATGCGATGTTGTGTTATCGTTCTCCAGAATCATTCAAAGAAAAATTTCAGCGAACGATTAATCAGGATCTTTTGATTTTTAATATTGAAAGCTGGCTGGCACATCATGGCAAAAAGTTGCAGCAACGTTATCAGCTTTCCTCTTATAAACTGATGAACCAATTGCTGAAAACCATAGATATTACAAGGAATAGTGAAGATTTTGAAACGTTGCTTTGTAAAACAACAGCAGCTATTCACATTATTGCAATCGATTCGGATTTGTTTTTTACACCAAAAGAAAATCTGGAAACCTATAATGAATTAAAAAAGTTCAAGGAAAATGTTTTTTACAGCGAAATAAATTCGGTGCACGGCCATGACGCTTTTTTAATCGAGTACAAACAATTAGATAATTTACTTGCTGCTATTTTTTAG